In Syntrophus gentianae, a genomic segment contains:
- a CDS encoding transposase domain-containing protein — protein sequence RGGRAAALFMSLIQSCKNCDVNPWEYFDDMLRRIMSHPVSRLRELLPDQWKPLPKDERGLLLPAKA from the coding sequence CGTGGCGGCCGGGCGGCGGCCCTGTTCATGAGCCTCATCCAATCCTGTAAAAACTGTGACGTCAATCCTTGGGAGTACTTCGACGACATGCTCCGCCGGATTATGAGCCATCCGGTCAGTCGCTTGAGGGAACTGCTCCCCGATCAGTGGAAACCACTGCCCAAAGATGAGCGGGGCTTGCTCCTGCCAGCCAAAGCCTGA
- a CDS encoding type II toxin-antitoxin system RelE family toxin codes for MDFTLCYHPDVRTEDLPIIDSRTKARIRKAIEERLKTAPHEYGEPFRKNLKGYWKLRVGDYRVVFKVIESEVWILGIRHRKSVYMDIGARI; via the coding sequence ATGGACTTTACTCTTTGCTATCACCCGGATGTCCGCACTGAGGATTTACCTATCATTGACAGCAGAACGAAGGCCAGGATCAGAAAGGCAATCGAAGAACGATTGAAAACAGCACCGCATGAATACGGTGAGCCTTTCCGCAAGAATCTGAAAGGTTACTGGAAACTCCGCGTTGGTGATTACCGGGTCGTGTTCAAAGTTATCGAATCCGAGGTATGGATTCTTGGCATCAGGCACAGAAAATCGGTTTACATGGACATTGGTGCGAGGATATGA
- a CDS encoding JAB domain-containing protein, with protein sequence MIINSICSTKELVKFCRSLECVDIEKLVTIYLNVQNDVIGINAIPDTVNQATAYPREIFKNAFLFGASARINMGTLLTCKLHSTRCILWRSKLIR encoded by the coding sequence TTGATTATAAATTCGATCTGCTCTACGAAGGAACTCGTGAAGTTCTGCCGGTCCCTGGAATGCGTCGATATCGAAAAACTGGTCACCATTTATCTCAACGTGCAAAATGACGTCATCGGCATCAATGCCATACCGGACACCGTAAACCAGGCCACCGCCTACCCCCGGGAAATCTTCAAGAACGCCTTTCTGTTCGGGGCGTCCGCCAGAATAAATATGGGGACGCTGTTAACTTGTAAACTTCACTCGACCAGATGCATTTTATGGAGAAGTAAGTTAATAAGATAA
- the gltA gene encoding NADPH-dependent glutamate synthase, which yields MENNEKKEKKEKLPRHKMPEQDPKVRIHNYNEVPIGYSEETALKEASRCIQCKKPGCRTGCPVGVDIPAFINLIAEGKFIEAAWKLKEDSALPAVCGRVCPQESQCEKFCILGKKDEPVAVGRLERFAADYERNSGQVKIPELAPKNGKKVAVVGGGPAGLTVAGDLIKLGYEVTIYEALHKPGGVLVYGIPEFRLPKSIVEAEINYLEKLGVKVVCNAVIGRLETIDELFAEGYNAVFLGVGAGAPVFMGIPGENLSGIYSANEYLTRSNLMKAYLFPEYDTPIVKGKNVAVIGGGNVAMDSVRTALRLGADNAYIIYRRSEVELPARSEEVHHAKEEGVQFKLLTNPVEYIGDENGWVTGIKCVEMELGEPDQSGRRSPIVKKGSEFVINCDTVVVSVGTNANPIIPMTTPGLDTNKWGYIVADEETGKTSREGVYAGGDIVTGSATVILAMGAGKKAAASIHEYLSKK from the coding sequence ATGGAAAATAACGAGAAAAAAGAGAAAAAAGAGAAATTACCGCGACACAAGATGCCGGAACAGGATCCGAAGGTGAGGATCCACAATTACAATGAGGTTCCTATCGGCTATTCCGAAGAGACCGCCTTGAAAGAGGCGAGCCGCTGTATCCAATGCAAGAAGCCCGGCTGCCGCACCGGCTGCCCGGTAGGCGTTGACATTCCGGCCTTTATCAATCTGATTGCTGAAGGTAAGTTCATCGAAGCCGCCTGGAAACTGAAGGAAGACAGTGCGCTGCCGGCAGTCTGCGGTCGTGTCTGCCCGCAGGAGAGTCAGTGTGAAAAATTCTGTATCCTTGGCAAAAAGGATGAGCCGGTGGCCGTTGGCCGTCTTGAGCGATTCGCCGCGGATTATGAGCGGAACAGTGGTCAAGTCAAGATTCCTGAACTGGCTCCTAAAAATGGAAAGAAAGTGGCTGTTGTCGGGGGAGGACCTGCCGGTCTTACCGTTGCCGGCGACTTGATCAAGTTGGGATATGAGGTAACGATTTACGAAGCCCTTCATAAGCCCGGTGGAGTTCTGGTTTATGGTATTCCCGAATTCCGTCTGCCCAAGAGCATCGTGGAAGCCGAGATCAACTATCTCGAAAAACTGGGTGTGAAGGTCGTCTGTAATGCCGTTATCGGCAGACTTGAGACGATCGATGAGCTCTTCGCTGAAGGATATAACGCAGTGTTCCTGGGAGTGGGCGCCGGCGCCCCTGTCTTCATGGGTATCCCCGGTGAGAACCTCAGCGGCATTTACTCGGCGAATGAGTACCTGACCCGTTCCAACCTGATGAAGGCCTATCTGTTCCCCGAATACGACACGCCCATTGTCAAAGGAAAGAATGTCGCCGTTATCGGTGGCGGAAACGTGGCCATGGACTCCGTGAGAACCGCCCTGCGTCTGGGTGCGGATAATGCCTACATCATTTACCGCCGCAGTGAAGTCGAGCTTCCCGCAAGATCAGAGGAAGTACATCACGCGAAGGAAGAAGGCGTTCAGTTCAAACTGCTGACCAATCCAGTCGAATATATCGGCGATGAAAACGGTTGGGTCACGGGAATCAAGTGTGTCGAGATGGAACTGGGTGAACCGGATCAATCCGGTCGCCGGAGTCCGATCGTAAAGAAGGGCTCCGAATTTGTCATCAACTGCGATACCGTCGTTGTTTCCGTAGGAACCAACGCCAACCCGATCATTCCCATGACCACGCCGGGTCTGGATACCAACAAATGGGGCTATATCGTGGCGGATGAGGAAACCGGGAAAACCAGCCGCGAGGGCGTTTACGCCGGCGGTGATATCGTTACCGGTTCAGCGACCGTTATCCTTGCCATGGGCGCCGGGAAAAAGGCGGCCGCGTCAATCCACGAATATCTGTCCAAGAAATAA
- a CDS encoding sulfide/dihydroorotate dehydrogenase-like FAD/NAD-binding protein, with translation MTKILEKVDLSENVVKMVLDAPAIAKKRKAGQFIVLKIDEKGERIPLTTVDCDPEKGTLTIIFQVVGKTTAKLATLKAGDELMDLQGPMGRPTHLEGIKNAVCVGGGVGVGVVYPIGAALKKLGAKVTSIIGSRNKELLILEEEMKGISDNLIVTTDDGSYGIHGFVSDALKTLIDSGEKIDEVFAIGPVPMMKAIAAVTKPYGIKTTVSLNSIMVDATGMCGACRVAVGGETKFACVDGPEFDGHAVDFDLLASRLRMYMTQEKESMDNYRCECHGK, from the coding sequence TTGACTAAGATTTTGGAAAAAGTAGATTTATCTGAGAATGTAGTCAAGATGGTACTTGACGCCCCAGCAATAGCCAAGAAACGAAAGGCCGGTCAGTTTATAGTCCTAAAGATCGATGAAAAAGGGGAAAGAATCCCCTTGACGACTGTAGATTGCGATCCAGAAAAAGGGACCCTGACGATCATCTTTCAGGTTGTCGGCAAGACCACGGCCAAACTGGCTACACTGAAGGCAGGCGATGAACTCATGGATCTGCAGGGACCGATGGGCAGACCAACCCACCTCGAGGGCATTAAGAATGCCGTCTGCGTTGGTGGTGGTGTTGGAGTGGGAGTTGTTTATCCCATTGGAGCAGCCCTCAAGAAACTTGGTGCCAAGGTCACATCCATCATTGGTTCGCGAAACAAGGAACTTCTCATTCTGGAAGAAGAAATGAAAGGCATCAGCGATAACCTTATCGTAACGACTGATGACGGGAGTTATGGCATTCATGGTTTTGTCAGTGATGCGTTAAAGACATTGATTGATTCAGGCGAAAAGATTGATGAGGTTTTCGCAATCGGCCCCGTTCCCATGATGAAGGCTATAGCGGCTGTGACAAAACCTTATGGCATCAAAACAACGGTCAGCCTGAATTCCATTATGGTGGATGCAACGGGTATGTGTGGTGCCTGCCGTGTGGCGGTTGGTGGAGAGACAAAATTCGCCTGTGTCGATGGCCCCGAATTTGATGGTCATGCCGTTGATTTCGATCTGTTGGCGAGTCGTCTGAGAATGTATATGACCCAGGAAAAAGAATCGATGGATAATTACAGGTGTGAATGCCATGGAAAATAA
- the atpE gene encoding ATP synthase F0 subunit C codes for MITKIRKTIVTCLTMIAVLLTATVVSAAEAAAPGSESYIKVIFAVGAMVGAGIAIGGGAIGAGAGIGNAASGACQAVGRNPGVQGKVMMTMLVGMAMAESIAIYALVVSLVLLYANPYAKFFIAG; via the coding sequence ATGATTACGAAGATTCGGAAAACAATTGTAACCTGTTTAACAATGATCGCGGTTTTACTGACAGCTACGGTAGTCTCCGCTGCTGAAGCTGCTGCTCCCGGCAGCGAGTCCTACATTAAAGTTATCTTTGCCGTTGGCGCCATGGTTGGTGCCGGCATCGCCATCGGTGGCGGCGCAATCGGCGCCGGTGCTGGTATCGGTAATGCCGCCAGTGGAGCTTGCCAGGCTGTTGGAAGAAATCCCGGTGTCCAGGGAAAAGTAATGATGACCATGCTGGTTGGTATGGCCATGGCCGAATCCATTGCTATTTACGCTCTGGTCGTTTCGCTTGTTCTGCTTTATGCCAACCCCTATGCGAAATTCTTCATTGCCGGTTAA
- the ppsA gene encoding phosphoenolpyruvate synthase, producing the protein MEEKHVIWFDELELKDIPQVGGKNASLGEMRRELRPKGVSIPDGFAVTAHAYQYLLKSAGVSDQIHQILSDLDTHDMQNLSSRGKQIRSLIYNIEFPEDLKTAVIESYKKLCDEYGENTDVAVRSSATAEDLPDASFAGQQETYLNIRGNDALIDACRKCFASLFTDRAISYRVDKGFDHMSVSLSIGVQKMVRSDVGASGVIFSIDTESGFKNAILVTAAHGLGETVVQGIVNPDEYYVFKPTLKEGFKPILQKKLGSKEIKMIYATGTEKPTEIVPTVQEERECFCISEEEVLTLARWTAIIEDHYSQQAGYYKPMDIEWGKDGITGDLFILQARPETVESQKDASVLESYVLLEQGTPVVTGTSVGSKIGSGKVNIIESVEDIRNFKKGEVLVTDMTDPDWEPVMKIAAAIVTNKGGRTCHAAIVSRELGVPCIVGSGDATEKMVGVSEATVSCAEGEVGNVYSGLLKYEVQRVNVQNIQRPKTKIMLNVGSPDNAFSLAAIPNDGVGLARLEFIINNFISIHPLALIHFDRVTDEATRKEIERRTKGYAQKSDFFVDVLAQGVAKIGAAFYPNDVIVRMSDFKSNEYANLMGGSYFEPKEENPMIGFRGASRYYDEKYRDAFALECEAMKKVRNEMGLTNVKMMIPFCRTVDEGKKVIGVLASKGLVQGENGLEVYMMVEIPSNVILIEEFGKVFDGFSIGSNDLTQLTLGLDRDSAEVAHIFDERNQAVQDLIRTAIAKAKAMGKKIGICGQAPSDYPEFARFLVECGINSISLNADTVIKTTVDLLEMEKNMGIS; encoded by the coding sequence ATGGAAGAAAAGCATGTGATATGGTTCGACGAGCTGGAGTTGAAAGATATCCCCCAAGTCGGAGGGAAAAATGCCTCTCTTGGCGAGATGAGACGCGAACTTCGACCCAAAGGGGTCAGTATTCCTGACGGGTTTGCTGTTACTGCTCATGCGTATCAATATCTTCTCAAATCAGCCGGTGTCAGCGATCAGATTCATCAGATTCTCTCCGATCTGGATACCCATGATATGCAGAATCTGAGTTCCAGGGGAAAGCAGATTCGATCACTTATTTATAACATTGAATTTCCGGAAGATCTTAAAACGGCGGTTATAGAGAGTTACAAGAAGCTCTGTGATGAGTACGGGGAAAATACGGATGTCGCCGTCCGCAGTTCGGCAACGGCCGAAGACCTGCCGGATGCCAGTTTTGCAGGTCAGCAGGAAACCTACCTGAATATCCGGGGAAACGATGCCCTGATTGACGCATGCCGGAAATGCTTTGCCTCACTCTTTACGGATCGCGCCATCTCTTATCGGGTTGATAAAGGCTTTGACCATATGTCCGTATCTCTGTCGATCGGCGTGCAGAAAATGGTCCGCTCGGATGTTGGGGCATCCGGCGTTATTTTTTCCATCGACACGGAATCGGGATTCAAAAATGCCATTCTTGTAACGGCTGCGCATGGACTGGGAGAGACGGTCGTTCAAGGAATCGTCAATCCTGACGAATATTATGTTTTCAAGCCGACCCTGAAAGAGGGGTTCAAACCCATTCTTCAGAAAAAGCTCGGATCCAAAGAAATCAAGATGATTTACGCCACGGGCACTGAGAAACCGACGGAGATCGTTCCCACGGTTCAGGAGGAGCGGGAATGCTTCTGCATTTCTGAAGAGGAAGTTCTTACTCTGGCGCGCTGGACGGCCATTATCGAGGATCATTATTCCCAGCAGGCGGGCTATTACAAACCCATGGACATTGAGTGGGGCAAGGACGGAATAACCGGTGACCTGTTCATCCTGCAGGCCCGGCCGGAAACCGTGGAGTCTCAGAAGGATGCCAGCGTCCTGGAAAGTTACGTCCTTCTTGAACAGGGTACCCCCGTTGTCACGGGCACAAGCGTCGGATCGAAAATTGGATCGGGAAAGGTTAACATCATTGAATCCGTCGAGGATATCCGGAATTTCAAAAAGGGTGAAGTCCTGGTTACCGATATGACGGACCCCGACTGGGAACCGGTGATGAAGATCGCTGCAGCCATTGTGACCAATAAAGGTGGAAGAACCTGTCACGCCGCGATCGTCAGCCGCGAACTCGGCGTCCCCTGTATCGTCGGCAGCGGGGATGCAACGGAAAAAATGGTGGGCGTTTCCGAGGCAACGGTATCCTGCGCCGAAGGCGAAGTGGGGAATGTCTATTCAGGCCTTCTGAAGTATGAAGTACAGAGGGTCAACGTCCAGAATATCCAGCGGCCGAAGACCAAAATCATGCTGAACGTGGGAAGTCCGGACAATGCATTCTCCCTGGCAGCCATTCCCAATGACGGCGTCGGCCTTGCGAGACTGGAATTCATCATCAACAACTTCATCAGCATCCATCCGCTCGCCTTGATTCATTTCGATCGGGTGACCGATGAGGCCACACGGAAAGAAATCGAGAGAAGGACAAAGGGCTATGCCCAGAAGAGTGATTTCTTTGTCGATGTCCTTGCCCAGGGTGTCGCAAAAATCGGAGCGGCCTTCTATCCCAACGATGTCATCGTCCGGATGAGCGATTTCAAGAGCAACGAATACGCAAATCTCATGGGCGGCTCCTACTTCGAACCAAAAGAAGAAAACCCCATGATCGGATTCCGCGGCGCATCGAGATATTATGACGAAAAATATCGCGATGCCTTTGCCTTGGAGTGTGAGGCCATGAAGAAAGTCCGGAACGAGATGGGACTCACCAATGTTAAAATGATGATTCCCTTCTGCCGCACCGTGGATGAGGGGAAAAAGGTTATCGGCGTCCTGGCGAGCAAAGGGCTGGTCCAGGGAGAAAACGGGCTGGAAGTTTACATGATGGTGGAAATCCCAAGCAATGTCATTCTGATCGAAGAATTCGGCAAGGTCTTCGACGGCTTCTCCATCGGCTCCAATGATCTCACCCAGTTGACCCTCGGGCTGGACAGAGACTCCGCCGAAGTCGCTCACATTTTCGATGAGAGGAATCAGGCGGTACAGGACCTGATCCGGACGGCGATCGCCAAGGCCAAGGCGATGGGGAAGAAAATTGGAATCTGCGGACAGGCCCCCAGCGATTATCCTGAATTCGCGCGATTCCTGGTGGAATGCGGCATCAACAGCATTTCCCTCAATGCCGATACCGTGATCAAAACGACCGTAGACCTTCTGGAAATGGAAAAGAATATGGGAATATCCTAG
- a CDS encoding zinc ribbon domain-containing protein has protein sequence MNKHLSSLIALQELDTEARQLKTQKNDLPLRLSKLEEANEKSNLDFAENKKKYDDILAQHRELESKLKKGSDALSKAKDRLGEVKTNKEYQAMLKEIENVETKNSEIETEIICLLEEIDKSKKVLQEQEKTKEQQDRQYELQRQIIKGDIDSLDEKIRKCSQQLQQLMESIPKDLTKRYEMIKALNNGTAVVSVWKGVCGGCHMNIPPQLYNELQKTDDLFSCPNCSRIIYWQNKEECED, from the coding sequence TTGAATAAGCATCTATCATCGCTGATTGCCTTACAGGAACTTGACACCGAAGCAAGACAGCTGAAAACTCAAAAGAATGACCTGCCTTTACGTCTGAGTAAGCTGGAAGAGGCGAACGAAAAATCCAATCTTGATTTTGCCGAAAACAAAAAAAAATATGATGATATTTTAGCACAGCATAGGGAACTTGAGTCCAAGCTTAAAAAAGGATCGGATGCTTTGAGCAAAGCAAAGGACCGCCTTGGTGAGGTCAAAACGAACAAGGAATACCAGGCGATGCTCAAAGAAATAGAAAATGTTGAAACAAAAAACAGCGAGATTGAAACAGAGATTATTTGCCTATTAGAAGAAATAGACAAAAGCAAAAAGGTTTTACAGGAGCAGGAAAAGACCAAGGAACAACAAGATCGCCAATATGAACTTCAAAGACAAATAATAAAAGGGGATATTGATTCCCTCGATGAAAAAATCCGTAAATGTTCCCAGCAGCTTCAGCAGCTCATGGAAAGCATTCCCAAGGATCTGACGAAACGCTACGAAATGATCAAGGCCCTGAATAATGGGACCGCCGTTGTATCCGTCTGGAAAGGCGTCTGCGGAGGCTGTCATATGAATATCCCGCCCCAGCTCTACAACGAGCTTCAAAAAACCGATGATCTCTTCTCCTGTCCAAATTGCAGCAGAATCATTTACTGGCAGAACAAAGAGGAATGTGAAGATTAA
- a CDS encoding carotenoid biosynthesis protein, with translation MIHRRLNRIGRLFWDDLPLIYFLFSAVAVASAECLNLSPPRKDLYWTFVFPLAVPVALYAFRFRIIDSSKRLFGLAILLGALSILTLIFVATKPQPIAISRLRLLYEYSSLANTLVLGLHAWRRSRALAILFFVPVAVYGVIIENGGILLGYFSETGYRLYLWPFPAPLATMAGWITVFYLVMSATWEFQRCIPWLSRSAFGSALVATTCALCLDLSLDPLATAVGFWRWNDLLTFNLLGVPVHNFVAWASAVLPFSFLLFRLQIGRSIQPINLGETVNTRWLLLWIPLALAAASVFFFGSMAFIEGGFSGPTFAVLEETLRKLGLHL, from the coding sequence ATGATACATCGCAGACTCAACAGGATCGGCCGCCTCTTCTGGGACGATCTGCCGCTGATCTATTTTCTGTTCTCAGCCGTCGCTGTAGCATCGGCAGAATGCCTCAATCTCTCCCCGCCTCGCAAAGATCTCTACTGGACGTTTGTTTTCCCTCTGGCAGTTCCTGTGGCTCTTTATGCGTTTCGCTTTCGAATAATCGATTCTTCCAAACGTCTTTTTGGTCTGGCAATCCTCCTGGGTGCCTTGTCCATCCTTACCCTGATTTTTGTTGCAACAAAGCCGCAACCGATTGCGATCAGCCGATTGCGTCTCCTTTATGAGTACAGCAGCCTTGCCAACACCCTTGTTTTGGGACTGCACGCCTGGCGACGCAGCCGTGCGCTGGCGATCCTTTTTTTTGTCCCGGTTGCAGTCTATGGCGTTATTATCGAGAATGGCGGTATTCTTTTAGGTTATTTCAGTGAAACAGGATACCGGCTTTATCTCTGGCCCTTCCCGGCACCATTGGCAACCATGGCGGGCTGGATAACGGTTTTTTACCTGGTAATGTCCGCCACCTGGGAGTTCCAACGATGCATCCCCTGGCTTTCCCGCTCCGCCTTCGGTTCGGCGCTTGTTGCCACCACTTGTGCGCTTTGCCTGGATCTTTCGCTTGATCCCCTGGCAACAGCTGTGGGTTTCTGGCGCTGGAATGACCTTTTGACTTTTAACCTTCTCGGGGTACCCGTTCACAACTTCGTCGCCTGGGCAAGCGCCGTTCTGCCCTTTTCTTTCCTACTATTCCGGCTGCAGATAGGGCGATCGATCCAGCCGATAAATCTCGGCGAAACGGTGAATACAAGATGGCTTTTGCTGTGGATTCCCCTTGCTCTGGCGGCGGCATCAGTTTTTTTCTTCGGGTCGATGGCCTTTATCGAAGGCGGCTTCTCCGGACCGACCTTTGCCGTCCTGGAGGAAACCCTGCGAAAATTGGGGTTGCATTTATAG
- a CDS encoding HP0495 family protein, with translation MNDRMFVHPLYAKPNVEYPCRWIYKVIGIDREQILLAIEEVMQQRPCEIRYSRSSAKGKYHSFSLEMTLHSDDQRLSIYEALMRHPAVRIVL, from the coding sequence ATGAATGACAGAATGTTTGTACATCCCCTTTACGCCAAACCCAATGTCGAGTATCCCTGCCGCTGGATCTACAAGGTCATCGGCATCGACCGGGAACAGATCCTCCTCGCCATTGAAGAGGTCATGCAGCAGCGCCCCTGTGAAATCCGCTATTCCCGCAGCAGCGCCAAGGGGAAGTATCACAGTTTTTCCCTGGAAATGACCCTGCACAGCGACGACCAGCGCCTGTCCATCTATGAAGCCCTCATGCGGCACCCCGCCGTCCGGATTGTCCTGTGA
- a CDS encoding acetolactate synthase large subunit, with amino-acid sequence MNGAEILVQTVIQAGIEVCFANAGTTEIFVVNALEKIPGIRPMLFLFEGGCSGAADGYARMKDKPAMTLLHLGPGFANAVANFHNARRAGSPIFNVIGDHATWHRPSDPLLNMDLEGLVGTVSSWQRTNQSTDRISLDAAEGISAALPGRIASLILPSDHAWTQPSSAEICAARFSFEPAEKETIENAAHLLRTASRKALFLGGRTLRKEGLLVAARIAAATGCDLLTDVFPARMERGAGYPFIKKVPYFPESATALLSGYDAFVFAGAREPVSFFGYQDMPSLLLTPDQRRVHIGNGLQDEAEALGGLADALAAPSDPLLDSPLIASYRRPPLPGGALTAEKVCQSLAALQPENAVIVDESLTSGFAYYDLAAGVAPFTLLTLTGGAIGQGIPSATGAAIACPERPVINLQADGSALYTLQALWTQARENLNVTTLICSNRSYNIIRVEMSRAGFSPIGPVAAPLMDLGHPDIDWVKLSQGFGVPSIRAYTVEEFAAAFSRAMAEPGPHLIELVLT; translated from the coding sequence ATGAACGGCGCTGAAATTCTTGTCCAGACAGTGATTCAGGCGGGGATCGAAGTCTGCTTTGCCAATGCGGGGACAACGGAGATTTTTGTGGTCAACGCTCTGGAAAAGATCCCCGGCATACGGCCGATGCTTTTCCTTTTTGAAGGCGGCTGCAGCGGCGCTGCCGACGGCTATGCCCGGATGAAGGACAAGCCGGCCATGACGCTGCTCCACCTGGGGCCGGGATTTGCCAACGCCGTGGCCAATTTTCACAACGCCCGCCGCGCAGGCTCGCCTATTTTCAACGTCATCGGGGACCATGCCACCTGGCACCGCCCCTCGGATCCGCTCCTCAACATGGACCTGGAGGGCCTGGTCGGAACCGTATCCTCCTGGCAGAGGACCAATCAATCGACGGACAGAATTTCTCTCGATGCAGCAGAGGGCATCTCCGCCGCCCTTCCCGGCCGGATCGCCAGTCTGATTCTTCCCAGCGATCACGCATGGACACAGCCGTCTTCCGCAGAGATATGCGCTGCCCGTTTCAGCTTTGAACCCGCCGAAAAGGAGACCATCGAGAATGCAGCGCATCTTCTCCGCACCGCCTCACGCAAGGCGCTTTTCCTGGGCGGTAGAACGCTCCGCAAAGAGGGGCTGCTGGTGGCGGCGCGCATCGCTGCAGCTACAGGTTGTGATCTCCTGACCGATGTGTTTCCCGCCCGTATGGAGAGAGGCGCCGGATATCCTTTTATCAAGAAGGTCCCCTATTTTCCCGAATCCGCCACGGCGCTGCTGTCCGGTTATGATGCCTTTGTCTTCGCGGGAGCGCGGGAACCGGTCTCTTTTTTCGGTTATCAGGACATGCCCAGTCTGCTTCTTACTCCCGATCAGCGTCGCGTGCATATCGGCAACGGCCTCCAGGATGAAGCCGAAGCCCTCGGGGGACTGGCCGATGCCTTGGCTGCCCCCTCTGATCCCCTTCTGGATTCTCCCCTGATCGCTTCCTACCGCCGTCCGCCGCTTCCTGGCGGCGCCCTGACCGCGGAAAAGGTTTGTCAGTCCCTGGCAGCTCTCCAGCCGGAAAACGCCGTTATCGTCGATGAGTCCCTGACCTCCGGGTTTGCCTATTATGACCTGGCCGCAGGTGTGGCGCCTTTTACCCTTCTCACCCTCACCGGCGGAGCGATCGGCCAGGGAATACCCAGTGCCACCGGCGCCGCCATCGCCTGTCCGGAGCGCCCCGTGATCAATCTTCAGGCGGACGGCAGCGCCCTTTATACACTCCAGGCCCTCTGGACTCAGGCGCGGGAAAATCTCAATGTTACAACCCTGATCTGCTCCAACCGGAGCTACAACATTATCCGGGTGGAAATGAGCCGGGCAGGCTTCTCACCGATCGGGCCGGTTGCAGCGCCCCTGATGGATCTCGGACATCCCGACATCGACTGGGTCAAGCTCAGTCAGGGATTCGGTGTGCCGTCCATCCGTGCCTATACCGTGGAAGAGTTCGCCGCGGCCTTTTCCCGGGCCATGGCCGAACCGGGTCCGCACCTGATCGAACTCGTTTTGACTTAA
- a CDS encoding ferredoxin-thioredoxin reductase catalytic domain-containing protein: protein MDRGTLYETLRKINEPKGFFFNKDRQWVDDLLDALLLNKERYGYMSCPCRLAANDRQKDSDIICPCAYRQPDIDEYGSCYCRLYVSRSWNESDGPFPFVPERRPPEKVF, encoded by the coding sequence ATGGACAGAGGAACCCTTTACGAAACCCTGAGGAAGATCAACGAGCCTAAAGGTTTTTTCTTCAATAAGGACCGGCAGTGGGTTGACGATCTCCTCGACGCGCTGCTGCTCAATAAGGAACGTTACGGCTACATGTCCTGCCCCTGCCGTCTGGCGGCGAACGACCGGCAGAAGGATTCGGACATCATCTGCCCCTGCGCCTACCGGCAACCGGATATTGATGAATATGGCAGCTGCTATTGCCGTCTTTATGTGTCCCGAAGCTGGAACGAATCGGATGGGCCTTTTCCTTTCGTTCCCGAGAGGAGGCCTCCGGAAAAGGTCTTCTGA
- a CDS encoding glutaredoxin family protein, giving the protein MALEIRIYTLSTCSHCKAAKEFLNECGASYDCIELDLLAGEERVDRLNEVIRYNPSISFPTILVGDEVIVGFQEQRLREVLEL; this is encoded by the coding sequence ATGGCCTTAGAAATCAGGATTTATACCCTCAGCACCTGCAGTCACTGCAAGGCCGCCAAGGAGTTTCTCAATGAATGCGGCGCTTCTTATGATTGCATCGAATTGGACCTCCTGGCCGGAGAGGAACGGGTCGACCGGCTCAATGAAGTGATTCGCTACAATCCTTCCATTTCTTTTCCGACGATTCTCGTTGGCGACGAGGTCATTGTGGGATTTCAGGAACAGCGTTTACGGGAGGTTCTAGAACTTTAA